CCAATAGTAACAAATAATCCTACCCAGAAGATGTACCAGAGTGTGAGCAGGGACCTCTCACCACATTTCCATTAGCAGGTTAGTAGGATGCCAACCTTATGGCAAATATTAGAACAATAACCACAATAACAGACAGGTACAATGGGTGGCAGTGCATCACAATAAGGGGACTGAAATGAGGAGCAGACTCAGTGTATTTATTCCATCTGGTGGGCAACTCCTTGAGCTTCTGCTTTACATAGACTATTCAGCCTCCTGAGTGACTAGAACAGTGCTGTAATTCTTACaggtcctggagctgcagcttgctTCTTTTGGGTTGTCAGCTTGCACAGTGTTGATGAGTCAGGGATGCACTCCCAGTCTTGTGATGCTCTTTTTACTCTACTTTGGTGAATCCAAAGAGCCACTGATGCCACATTTACTGCAGTAGGGGTggataaaatgacagtaaatgtGCCTCTACAAAGAGGTTTTAATGGCTagacagtcctttttttttccctgtacagCATCCCCTTGTTTGAAAGAGTGGGTGTCTGTGGTTAGACTCACAGGCAACCGTTCTCTAACCCACCAACATAGGGTGACCAGGGTGGAACCTAGTGCCTGCACCTCCTGTTTCAGGATGAGGTTCCCCAATTTTTTAAGTCCATCCTTTATACCATTACTACGAGGAGGTGGGTGCCCATAGAGTATTTTGTAAGGAGAAAACGCAGTCTGTTTAGTAGGGCTGGACCTAATTCTCAGCAAGTTTACTGGCAAGAGCTGGTCCCAATGCAGGTGTGTCTCCTGACAGGTTACAGAATTGCAGTTCCAGAGTCCAATTCATCCATTCCACCTTCCTGGAGCTCTGGGACTGATAAGCTGTGTGCAACTTCCTGGTTATTTTCAATCCTTTTGCCCCCAGTTACACTACTTCCACCACAAATGCCATTCTGTTGTCTGACCCAATGGTAATTGGAATCCCAAATTGGGGAATGATTTCCTTTAGGAGGAACTGAGCCACCTCCTGTGCCTTCTCCATGCAGATATGGAAGGCTTCTACCCAACCAGAGAATGTACACACAAACATTAACAGGTATGTATAGCTTTGGACCCAGGGGAGCTCAATGAAGTCCACAACTATATTTTCAAATGGGGTCCCTCTGACACTTTGCACCCCAGGCCTGGCCTTAGGCCCCTGGCATGGGTTATACTGTTCACATATTACCTGGGCTATGCTGGCAAGCCAAGGGATGTAGAAGTGTCTGCACAATGTAGTCTCGAGTGCCCTCTAGCCAATGTGAGCCTTTGATGAATTTGCCTAACAAAAGCTGGGGCTAGGGCCTCAGGAATTGCAATTTGGTCATGTTCAAATTCCCACTATCCACCTGAGAAGTAGTTTCCTTTATCAGTTTGGAAACAAGTGCTCTCATGCTATGAATAGCTATGGTCCTGTTCCATCAGCAGGGTAGGGAACAGTGCAGCAGTCAGGGCCACAGATTCTGTTGTCCCCTTGGAGGCTTAAAGTTTTGCTTCCTGATCTGCTCTATGGTTTGGTTTCCCCCTTTTGATGTCCCCAACAGTGCTTGAATTTTAGGGGCTCATACCACATCTAAAATTTCAAGAATCTCCTTGTCATACTTTATGTCCTTCCCTCATGAGTTGATTAGCCCCTTTTTCTTATATAAAGCCCCATATACATGGAGGTGGTGAAGGCATACTTGGAGTCTGTGTATATATTGACACGGTTCCCTGTTGGGGAGCTCGGGTTAGTGCAATGAGCTCTGCCCTTTGTGTTAAAGTTCCTTTTGGCAGAGCTTTTGCTTCAATGTTGGAATGTAAGGTCACCACAGAATAGCCAGAAAGTCATTCTCCCTCTTTTACAAAGCTGTTACCTTCAGTGAAATATTCAGCATCTGGGTTTTTAAGGGGCTGGTCTGTTAAATCCAGCCTACTGGAAAATGCCTTGTCCATAACCTCAACACAGTCATAATCAGGCTGGCCCAGACTGACAGGTAGCAGGGTTGTAGGATTTAGGGTCCTCCCTACCTCCAAGTGAATGCATGGATTTTCACATAGCATTACCTGATTCTTGACAATCTGGGCATTAGTCAGCCAGTATTGTCCCTTATATTCCATTAATATCAGCACCAAATGTGGCACATGGAGTGTTAGTTCCTGTCCCACAGTAAATTTATTTAGCCTCTGTCACTTTAAGCACTGTGGCTGCAAGTGCCCACAGGCAGGGTGGCCACCCCTGTGAAACAGAGTCAAGTTGTTTGGAAAGATATGCCACTGGACAACACCATGACACAAGCATTTGAATTAAAACCCCTACTGTGACCCTGGAACTCTCATGTACATACAAGAAGAAGGGCTTGTAGATATCTGGGAGTCTCAATCCAGTTTCCTTGTTGAGGGCTCACTTGATTTCTTCAAAGGCCTTTTGCTATACTCTTTCCCACAACAAAGACACCTGTTCTCCCCACTTTTTGGTGTTATAAAGGGGTTTTATCAAAATGGAGATGTTAGGTATCTAAATCCTTCAGAATACTGTGGCCCAGAGAATTTGCTGAACCTGGTGtcaggtggagggagtggggttgAGTGGACATCCTGCTTTTCTCAGAGCTGAGTTGATATCGGAATATGAAAGCCAAGGTATTTAACCTTTTTCTTCATGTTGTTTAAAAGAGCCCCTTTGTGGCACTCCAGTATTTGAAATCCCCAGGATTATTAGGTTCCCAAtggggattttcttcttttcttggggAGCTATGTCTGGGCAGAAGCCTGCACATTTACTGTCCCCATTGGCCTgactttttggtttctttctcacTGGTGTGTATGGGGTTAACACTGGAGGCTCCACAGAGGCAGCTACTGGTGATGTCATGAGTGAGTCAAGGGAGGCACTCCTGGGGATGAGCCAGTCTAGGGAGACAGCCTCTCCTGGTACAGCCTGGCTGTTGGGAGCAGCCAGAGGCAATAGAGGGTACAAAGGTGCATAACGTGGGAGGATTTCCTCTGCTTCTCCAGATAAAACAGCCTTTTTGAATTCCTTTGGGCACTTTGAAGAATCTGTTATTTGGGCTAACATGACTTTGCAATTCTCTTCCAGACAGTCTCTCAGCCAAGGGGGCTGGGAAAGGAATGTGTCTTGCCAGGAGTCAATATAAGGGAGTTGGTCCGGTGCCCTGGGTCACCTGCAACAATCCTAAACACCCTACTAATGAGTTCTATATCTAGAGACCCACCCCcaaaagcaggccaatctatttCACAGAACATCCAGTGTTTTAGGGGAAATAGCTTTTTATCATAATTTCCTGAATGTCCCTTCATAAAATTCTTTACCATGAACACCAAGGGGGTTTGTTTACTCTGGTTTCCACCCATTTCCTCCCCTTAAAGAGGAGGACCAGGTGAcaaaaggcagggggagggaggagaaaagggaagtagTAAACAGTCCCTTCCTCTGTCTCCCCTGCTGTCCTTATGGAGATATTTCAGGCTCCTCTTAGCATTGGTGAGACTTTATAAACTCTGCATCAGGACATCTGAAGAGAGTCACCTTAAGTCATGTGAGTTTGCCACAGACCCATGTATGGGGACTCAACACGTGCTTCAGCCTGTCCAGTTGAGTTGGAGCTCTCCCAACATTTTTATCATTCACTCACATTACTCACATTCACAGGACATCTCCAACCTGCCAACCAGCAACTTGGAGTTGCagtttacttttgtcttttatacGAGAACTGTGAGACTACTAGGGTGACTCTGGGAGGTGATCAGGCTCCCCTTCTGCCTCTTAGGGTCAGGCCTCCAAATTGAACCCAGGGTCTTAACTGTCTGATGGGTGGGCACTCCCTGGGAAGGTTCCAGGGCCTCCCCAGTTTCTGTTGTTCTCCTGAGGTTCTCACCCTGATATGCCCAGAGTGCTAGTCCCACATGGATCAGTCAGTCTGCTGGCTCCAGGGAAATAACCTCTCCTGGCATCACAGGGTTTGTACCCTGGGACAAGGGAGTTGAAATCTGTCTCCAAATCCTGGATGAGCTCCCAGAATATGTTACTGGGGCTTATGTACAGAGAAATTAGAcaccaagacttttttttttttttgaactgagaAGCAGTGAAGCAGTGTTTATTCATTCCAGCACTGGCTCAGAGGATTAGTATTCAGAGGCTAAGCACCAAAAGACTTATATACTCTGCTTGTTTTCCTGCTACATCTAAGTTTCTTTGTACCCCTTATCAAGTATGCTATAAATTGTGGGCAGACAACTATAGATGCACATGCACTCATGGAAATAGTTTGTGGTGCATTACTACAGAACTATGCATGTGTGCATAGATGTTGGAGGAGCTGCACCTACCTTTGAAATAGGAGGGCTTGACCCCCTCCCACTATACATTAACTTGGAATCAACCAGCATAAAACCAAGTCACTATAGGTAAGTAATTTATCTCTTAGTTATACTTTCCACATTTATCAAATGAAGACAAAGATTTGCCTTGTATACCAAGCAGTcctaaaatatgattattttttgaGTGGTAAAGCATGTGAAAATCCTTTGTATGATATATAAATAGGAGACAATTTTTTCTTAGAGGGAGTTAGGAACATTTTGGAGAAAGAGAGCTGACATATAAGAGCTTCTCTGGACATTTTAACTTCTGAGGGTATAATTTCCTTCCTGAGTGGTTAAGAGGATAGATCTTGGTCAGACAGACCTGTGCTGTGATTCCACCTGATGCACAAAATTTTTTCTATATTCACCATTTAAATAAtgtatgcttttgttttcttgtggttAAAATGTGTGTAAGAATGTTTATTAGAGCTACTGGGAACATTTAATTTGAAAGTGTGTATAAAACACTCGGAACAGAGCCTGGAACTATTGACATTGGATGGAAGCCTGTATTGGACAGTTTTGATAATAGGGGTTTTAAGTGACTCAAAAGAGATAAGATGCAGCAAACTATACTGAAAACACATGACATAGCTTTAgtaattctcttaaaaaataaggagtttcATGTTCATTTTAAGAGGAAATGAATGATTGTTAATCTTCCCTagtgtctttttcacattttcatctAAGAAATTACAGAGGTTTGAACCTGGATTGATGTAAAGATATACATTTGAACACAGAGATTTCTCAGTTATTGTCAACTCCTATGTACTTAAtatgttatttaataaaaaaaaaattctccactgCTTTCATAGGGAAAAGATTAGGTTAATGAGAGGGTTTGATATATTACTGAAGCCAGAATTGTCAAGACTGATACATTCACCACcaattaagagaaagaaagggagatgtAGCCAAAATTAAGACATTTCATAGAACAAAGGATATGACTCTAATATTGTGGCATGTTCACTGACATTTTACACTTTTGTCAATTCCCAGCTTAGGCAAGAAGAGCATGAGGAGGATGAACCAGAGCAGTGTGTCTGAGTTCCTATTTCTGGGGCTCCCTATATGGCCAAAGCAGCAGGGTGTGTTCTTTGCCCTTTTCCTAGGCGTGTACCTGACCacagtgctggggaacctgctcatcatcctgctcatcaggctggaccctcgcctccacacccccatgtacttcttcctcagccacttggccctcacagatgtctccttttcatctgtcactGTCCCAAAAATGCTGATGGACATGCACACTGAGTATAAATCAATCGGCTATTCGAGCTGTATAgcacagatgtattttttcatattttttactgATCTAGAAAATTTCCTTCTTACCTCAATGGCATATGATCGGTATGTGGCCATCTGTCATCCTCTCCATTACACCACCATCATGAGAGAAGGACTGTGTACCTTACTCATCACTGTATCTTGGATTCTGTCCTGTGCCAATGCGCTTGGTCACACCCTCCTCCTGGCCCAGCTGTCCTTTTGTGATGACAATACCAttgaccacttcttctgtgaccttagTGCCCTGCTCAAACTCTCCTGCTCAGACACCTCCCTCAATGAGCTGGTCATTTtcacagtgggattggcagtCATCATCCTCCCACTAACATGCATCTTGGTCTCTTATGGCCATATTGGGGCCACCATCCTCAAGGTTCCATCCACCAAGGGcatctgcaaagccttgtccacatgtggctcccacctctctgtggttTCTCTCTATTATGGAACAATTATTGGGTTGTATTTTGTCCCCTCATCCAGCACCTCCAGTGACAAGGACATAATTGCCTCTGTtatgtacacagtggtcaccccATTGCTGAACCCATTCATTTACAGCCTAAGAAACAGGGACATGAAGGGGGCCCTGAAGAAACTCTTCCACAAGGCAGCAGTCTTGTCTCAATGATGTTTGCTCATCTTTATAACAGATATAGGTAGTCACATTACCCCATATCCTGCATGTCATATCTTGAGCCCAGCCTGGAAtgaatactcagtaaatatttggtatCTTGAATTGCAACTTATTAtggttattctttcttttcctaaaaacaCTTTAGTATAAATTTTGAATTCTGAGTTGACCTTATTGATTACAGGTCTTGTCTACAACATTGAGAAATTACATACCTGGGGGTACttatgtctctcttcttatatCACAGGAATGTATTAGTTGttgtaaaacattttcattgaGGCAAAATTGCTCTATAAATGTAGTATGCCTTTAATGTGTTCAGGTTAGTATTTtgatatgtatacattgtgaaataaccTCCATaatcaaatgaattaatatattctTCATCTCCACTTagttatcattttaatttatttgtgtgtgATGTGAGAAAATTTAAGATCCACTGTACTATTGGATTAAATATCAAGTGTACAATACAGTCTGGTTCACTATAGtcattgtgctgtacattatACCTCAGAAGAACTCTTTGGAACATTGTCCATTATGctggtgaaataagtcaaactcaaaacaagaaaattactcCATGATCTCATTTTATGTGGAAACTGCAATAACCAATTCATAGAGCAGAAGATAGGATAGTGGTTGCTAGGGGTTGGGAGGAGTAAATGTGTGTCCCTATGGATGTGTGGAAACTCCAGGCTGACCAGGCTCTGGTGCTATAGAAAAGTGGCAGTGCTTGGACTTGGCAAATCATGTATTTTCCTCTCCTTGCTCTCCATTCACATTCATTTCATGTTTTGGGTtgctggtggtgatgatggtgggtCAGGAGAAGAAAGTGTAGAGCATGCTTTATTTCTCCAGGAAAAAATCCATATCTATGAGTTCAGCTCCTCCACTCAGGGACTCAAGTCTTCTGGATTTTAGAAATGTGGATCACTCTAAGACACTGCTGTTCTCTACACTCAGCTGTTCACTCTCAGACTAGCCATCTCAGGGGTGTTCTAACTGCATGCATGAGTTTGAACAAAATTCCCACTCAGTAAAAACTGAGAATAAGAAAGACAATGAAAGTACCCATGGTATGGAGGCTTCTTTTGCCCCATTGAATTTTGTGTCTGTCTCATTCAATGTCTTCATTATGAATCTCtgtgaaaataatttccattcaGCTTCATGATACGAGTTTTATGTTATAAGCCTAATAATCTCTTTTCTTCTACATCTATTGAAAGACacatagttttccttcttcagcctatatttatttaaagaggAATATGATCAAAACTGCTTCTGTGGCTCAGCACCATGTAGCTTAAGAGGAGAATACTTGGGAAAAGAGATCTCAATTGCAGGTTGTACCTGACAGAGTGTGTGGCCTGAGGAAATTCCCTTCACTCCTCTGAATATCTCTTTCTTCTTATGTGCTaattgaaaatattccaaaacatCTAAAATATGTTTGATTTGAAACAAATGTGATACCTTATTTGGCTTAACTTGACCCCTGACCAAGAATAATGAACATTAGCTTTCCCTTCCTGTGTATAGTATAACTTTTGTcccatatatatgtttatgtttatagCTCTGCATCCAACACTTTATACaaagaagatttttatttcttttgcctaattacccaggaatggaattgttgggtcaagTGTATGTTGACCTTTAATAGAAACTGACCAACAATTTTGCATCAATGTTCTACAGTACATGTTACTGCTGACCATATAAGAAAGTTGCAATTTCTATCACCCTCACTGCCTCTGGTATTGCCAGTCATCTTACATCAGCCATTCTAGTGGGTTTGctgtggtatctcactgtggttttcatttccatttatctaatgactaatgatgttatgTATCTTTCTACAGGCTGATCTGCTctattctttggtgaaatatcttcTCAAATCTTTTACACCTAGTTTAAGAAaaatggctttcttttctcctctaagTGTTCTGGATTcacatttttatcagaaatatattttataaatattttctgccagtctgaagctagttattttattctattttcttttgaagcCTAAGTCCATCTTATTTTTATGaagttcaaattattattttttctttaaaaagttcattACTTTTTTGTCCTATTCAGTAGATTTTGATGCCTCAAATTTTCCAAGATTGTATCCAAGGTTCTGTTCAAACTAGCTTTCACATTATAGTTCTTAACATTTGACCCATTTCTAGTCATATGTTTTTCATGTGGTGCAACACACAACTCTATGTCCATTTAAAGCCTATTGATATTGAAGCATGCTGGCCCCATTTATTGAAGCATTATCATTTCCACATTCAATTGCACTGgtgcatttctaaaatattatttgaccTTATGTATATTGTTCTGTTTCCAAATTAATCACTCTATTctaattatttgttgaaatattttcctATCCTCATgcaattattgtttttttccctttctatggATTAAGAAACAGTTTTGAAATTTAGTAAAGTCTGGcagtttgtttcaaatttttacattattttgtctattttgcttccttttcatttctacataaaattaagaattaactTCTAAAAGTAGGCTACTGCTATTTTGACTTTGATTACCTTATGTCTATAGGTCAATGGTGGGGAGAACCACCTCACTAATTTCATTGAATTATCCAATCTAGGtgcaaaatatatcttttatttatctcttcATTAATTTTACCTGTGAAGGTTTTGTGGTTTTTATCAACTTGTTTTGCATGTGTTATGTTAAATTTATCCatatataatttttgcttttttctaccgctataatagtatataaaaattttcaagtcACAATGCTCACTGTGAGGAAATAGACATACCATTGATTTTTGGATTTTGTTCACTCACCTTGTTTTGCACTCCCTTGTTAAACTCATGTATTTCAAATAGATTTGGATTGTTTGATTTCTTACCctcttttcctgcttttgtttAGATTAATTCAGTTTGTATTTGTtccctctttttatggctgcacctgaggcacttgcgttcccaggctagggggcaaatccaagctgcagttgcagttctatagcacagccacaacaacacatgatcccagccacatctgtgatctgcactaGAACTCAgggaaa
This Sus scrofa isolate TJ Tabasco breed Duroc unplaced genomic scaffold, Sscrofa11.1 Contig59, whole genome shotgun sequence DNA region includes the following protein-coding sequences:
- the LOC100524604 gene encoding olfactory receptor 1J4-like, translating into MRRMNQSSVSEFLFLGLPIWPKQQGVFFALFLGVYLTTVLGNLLIILLIRLDPRLHTPMYFFLSHLALTDVSFSSVTVPKMLMDMHTEYKSIGYSSCIAQMYFFIFFTDLENFLLTSMAYDRYVAICHPLHYTTIMREGLCTLLITVSWILSCANALGHTLLLAQLSFCDDNTIDHFFCDLSALLKLSCSDTSLNELVIFTVGLAVIILPLTCILVSYGHIGATILKVPSTKGICKALSTCGSHLSVVSLYYGTIIGLYFVPSSSTSSDKDIIASVMYTVVTPLLNPFIYSLRNRDMKGALKKLFHKAAVLSQ